One window from the genome of Haemorhous mexicanus isolate bHaeMex1 chromosome 22, bHaeMex1.pri, whole genome shotgun sequence encodes:
- the MRM1 gene encoding rRNA methyltransferase 1, mitochondrial isoform X3, translating to MERALRLCRAGLRFRSSRGAEQGAPRGRDPPASLPQSPGAGPGSRTGRELWRAQQDPPRAGKGKGPERKAPALERTKGSEILFGVAPCRLALARARRALFRLFLKEQRGGPGRPLRAELALQAAARGVPVLHVPGRALDTLCRGRPHQGVCLEAAPLPFRSLRDAEEPRPGDGESGGRQLLWLVLEHIQDPMNLGALLRSAYFLGVDRVVATHSNSCPLTPTVSKASAGAMEVFDVYSTDDLQGFLKAKRAEGWEVVGTASRPEDVEGVPVISCSEFRWDKPLIVVIGILLHSICSQKRRQGD from the exons ATGGAGCGGGCCCTGCggctgtgccgggccgggcTCCGCTTCCGCTCCAGCCGCGGGGCCGAGCAAGGAGCGCCCCGAGGCCGCGATCCCCCCGCGTCCCTCCCGCAGAGcccgggggccgggccggggtcGCGCACCGGGCGGGAGCTGTGGCGGGCACAGCAGGACCCGCCCCGGGCCGGCAAGGGGAAGGGGCCGGAGCGAAAGGCGCCGGCCCTGGAGAGAACCAAAGGCTCGGAAATCCTGTTCGGGGTGGCCCCGTGCAGGCTGGCGCTGGCCCGGGCGCGCAGGGCGCTGTTCCGGCTGTTCCTGAAGGAGCAGcgcggcggccccgggcggCCCCTGAGGGCCGAGCTCGCCCTGCAGGCCGCGGCCCGCGGGGTGCCGGTGCTGCACGTCCCGGGCCGGGCGCTGGACACGCTGTGCCGGGGCCGGCCCCACCAGGGAGTGTGTCTGGAGGCGGCCCCGCTGCCCTTCAGGAGCCTGCGGGACGCTGAGGAGCCGCGGCCGGGCGATGGAGAGAGCGGGGGCcggcagctgctgtggctggtgCTGGAGCACATCCAGGATCCCATGAACCTGGGGGCCCTGCTGCGCTCCGCGTACTTCCTGGGGGTGGACAGAGTGGTGGCGACCCACAGCAACAG CTGCCCCTTGACTCCCACAGTGAGCAAAGCCAGCGCTGGAGCCATGGAGGTCTTTGATGTGTACAGCACAGATGATCTGCAGGGCTTTCTGAAG gCTAAGAGGGCAGAAGGCTGGGAAGTGGTGGGAACAGCCAGCAGGCCTGAGGATGTGGAGGGTGTTCCTGTCATCAGCTGCTCGGAGTTCCGGTGGGACAAACCCCTTATTGTAGTGATAG
- the MRM1 gene encoding rRNA methyltransferase 1, mitochondrial isoform X4 translates to MERALRLCRAGLRFRSSRGAEQGAPRGRDPPASLPQSPGAGPGSRTGRELWRAQQDPPRAGKGKGPERKAPALERTKGSEILFGVAPCRLALARARRALFRLFLKEQRGGPGRPLRAELALQAAARGVPVLHVPGRALDTLCRGRPHQGVCLEAAPLPFRSLRDAEEPRPGDGESGGRQLLWLVLEHIQDPMNLGALLRSAYFLGVDRVVATHSNSCPLTPTVSKASAGAMEVFDVYSTDDLQGFLKAKRAEGWEVVGTASRPEDVEGVPVISCSEFRWDKPLIVVIGEIGG, encoded by the exons ATGGAGCGGGCCCTGCggctgtgccgggccgggcTCCGCTTCCGCTCCAGCCGCGGGGCCGAGCAAGGAGCGCCCCGAGGCCGCGATCCCCCCGCGTCCCTCCCGCAGAGcccgggggccgggccggggtcGCGCACCGGGCGGGAGCTGTGGCGGGCACAGCAGGACCCGCCCCGGGCCGGCAAGGGGAAGGGGCCGGAGCGAAAGGCGCCGGCCCTGGAGAGAACCAAAGGCTCGGAAATCCTGTTCGGGGTGGCCCCGTGCAGGCTGGCGCTGGCCCGGGCGCGCAGGGCGCTGTTCCGGCTGTTCCTGAAGGAGCAGcgcggcggccccgggcggCCCCTGAGGGCCGAGCTCGCCCTGCAGGCCGCGGCCCGCGGGGTGCCGGTGCTGCACGTCCCGGGCCGGGCGCTGGACACGCTGTGCCGGGGCCGGCCCCACCAGGGAGTGTGTCTGGAGGCGGCCCCGCTGCCCTTCAGGAGCCTGCGGGACGCTGAGGAGCCGCGGCCGGGCGATGGAGAGAGCGGGGGCcggcagctgctgtggctggtgCTGGAGCACATCCAGGATCCCATGAACCTGGGGGCCCTGCTGCGCTCCGCGTACTTCCTGGGGGTGGACAGAGTGGTGGCGACCCACAGCAACAG CTGCCCCTTGACTCCCACAGTGAGCAAAGCCAGCGCTGGAGCCATGGAGGTCTTTGATGTGTACAGCACAGATGATCTGCAGGGCTTTCTGAAG gCTAAGAGGGCAGAAGGCTGGGAAGTGGTGGGAACAGCCAGCAGGCCTGAGGATGTGGAGGGTGTTCCTGTCATCAGCTGCTCGGAGTTCCGGTGGGACAAACCCCTTATTGTAGTGATAG
- the MRM1 gene encoding rRNA methyltransferase 1, mitochondrial isoform X1 — protein sequence MERALRLCRAGLRFRSSRGAEQGAPRGRDPPASLPQSPGAGPGSRTGRELWRAQQDPPRAGKGKGPERKAPALERTKGSEILFGVAPCRLALARARRALFRLFLKEQRGGPGRPLRAELALQAAARGVPVLHVPGRALDTLCRGRPHQGVCLEAAPLPFRSLRDAEEPRPGDGESGGRQLLWLVLEHIQDPMNLGALLRSAYFLGVDRVVATHSNSCPLTPTVSKASAGAMEVFDVYSTDDLQGFLKAKRAEGWEVVGTASRPEDVEGVPVISCSEFRWDKPLIVVIGTVWTCAASQKVKGRGVAALWQLEKEIPPGMQLQTPVCGRATSPTPCHLAQELAGAFTLGSRALLATSQGGAVILPRAGAGLARRIFL from the exons ATGGAGCGGGCCCTGCggctgtgccgggccgggcTCCGCTTCCGCTCCAGCCGCGGGGCCGAGCAAGGAGCGCCCCGAGGCCGCGATCCCCCCGCGTCCCTCCCGCAGAGcccgggggccgggccggggtcGCGCACCGGGCGGGAGCTGTGGCGGGCACAGCAGGACCCGCCCCGGGCCGGCAAGGGGAAGGGGCCGGAGCGAAAGGCGCCGGCCCTGGAGAGAACCAAAGGCTCGGAAATCCTGTTCGGGGTGGCCCCGTGCAGGCTGGCGCTGGCCCGGGCGCGCAGGGCGCTGTTCCGGCTGTTCCTGAAGGAGCAGcgcggcggccccgggcggCCCCTGAGGGCCGAGCTCGCCCTGCAGGCCGCGGCCCGCGGGGTGCCGGTGCTGCACGTCCCGGGCCGGGCGCTGGACACGCTGTGCCGGGGCCGGCCCCACCAGGGAGTGTGTCTGGAGGCGGCCCCGCTGCCCTTCAGGAGCCTGCGGGACGCTGAGGAGCCGCGGCCGGGCGATGGAGAGAGCGGGGGCcggcagctgctgtggctggtgCTGGAGCACATCCAGGATCCCATGAACCTGGGGGCCCTGCTGCGCTCCGCGTACTTCCTGGGGGTGGACAGAGTGGTGGCGACCCACAGCAACAG CTGCCCCTTGACTCCCACAGTGAGCAAAGCCAGCGCTGGAGCCATGGAGGTCTTTGATGTGTACAGCACAGATGATCTGCAGGGCTTTCTGAAG gCTAAGAGGGCAGAAGGCTGGGAAGTGGTGGGAACAGCCAGCAGGCCTGAGGATGTGGAGGGTGTTCCTGTCATCAGCTGCTCGGAGTTCCGGTGGGACAAACCCCTTATTGTAGTGATAG GCACAGTTTGGACTTGTGCAGCCTCCCAGAAGGTGAAGGGAAGGGGAGTAGCAGCTCTGTGGCAGCTGGAGAAAGAAATTCCCCCAGGAATGCAGCTCCAGACACCTGTGTGTGGCCGTGCCACGTCCCCCACTCCCTGtcacctggcacaggagctggctggAGCTTTTACACTTGGAAGTAGAGCCCTGCTGGCCACGAGCCAGGGAGGGGCTGTCATCCTGCcccgtgctggggctggctTGGCTCGGAGGATATtcctttaa